One window from the genome of Amycolatopsis sp. NBC_01480 encodes:
- a CDS encoding GNAT family N-acetyltransferase — protein MKIRSTTDADLDVYIGTLHAAFGRFPETPVDGGGLWWSALEMDRALLATADDGRPIGTAAAHSFELTLPGNVLAPAAGVTAVGVLPTHRRQGVLSAMMRHQFAELRARGDFLAVLLCTDAAIYGRFGYGPATYTHRLTVPRNRADFAVPRADSTPGGSIELLRRAECGEILEEVYDRYRRVQPGALSRPRRWWALGAGQPPITPAPRYIAVHRDAGGDPDGYASYSLGDSGTLTVDETITTDDAVFTALARFLLGHDLVTRIVFKNLPPENPLRWQLADFRAAEVGDDGDWLWVRLLDIPRALTTRRWPTDGTLVLDIDDPFLGEHHRYQLTTRDGHAECTPTDRAPDLSLDVRDLGSIYLGGTAPSTLVRAGHIQAHYPGADALADALFRSERSPHCLHWF, from the coding sequence ATGAAGATCCGTTCCACCACCGACGCGGACCTCGACGTCTACATCGGCACCCTCCACGCCGCGTTCGGCCGCTTCCCGGAAACCCCGGTCGACGGCGGCGGGCTCTGGTGGTCGGCACTCGAGATGGACCGTGCCCTGCTCGCCACGGCCGACGACGGACGGCCCATCGGCACCGCCGCCGCGCACTCGTTCGAGCTGACCCTGCCCGGCAACGTGCTCGCCCCGGCCGCCGGGGTGACCGCCGTCGGCGTCCTGCCGACGCACCGGCGCCAGGGCGTGCTCAGCGCGATGATGCGGCATCAGTTCGCCGAACTGCGCGCGCGAGGGGACTTCCTCGCGGTGCTGCTGTGCACCGACGCCGCGATCTACGGCCGGTTCGGCTACGGCCCGGCGACCTACACGCACCGGCTGACGGTGCCGCGCAACCGAGCCGATTTCGCTGTCCCCCGGGCTGATTCGACGCCCGGCGGTTCGATCGAATTGCTGCGACGGGCCGAGTGCGGCGAGATCCTGGAGGAGGTCTACGACCGCTACCGCCGCGTCCAGCCCGGCGCGCTGTCCCGGCCGCGCCGTTGGTGGGCGTTGGGCGCGGGGCAGCCGCCGATCACGCCGGCGCCGCGCTACATCGCCGTCCACCGTGACGCCGGCGGCGACCCGGACGGTTACGCCAGCTACTCGCTCGGCGATTCCGGCACCTTGACCGTCGACGAGACCATCACCACCGACGACGCCGTTTTCACCGCCCTGGCCCGGTTCCTGCTCGGGCACGACCTGGTCACCCGGATCGTGTTCAAGAACCTCCCGCCGGAAAACCCGCTGCGCTGGCAACTGGCGGACTTCCGCGCCGCCGAGGTAGGCGACGACGGCGACTGGCTCTGGGTACGGCTACTCGACATCCCGCGCGCCCTGACCACCCGCCGCTGGCCCACCGACGGCACCCTGGTCCTCGACATCGACGACCCGTTCCTCGGCGAGCACCACCGCTACCAGCTGACCACCCGCGACGGCCACGCGGAGTGCACCCCGACCGACCGTGCCCCCGACCTGTCCCTCGACGTGCGCGACCTGGGCTCGATCTACCTCGGTGGCACCGCCCCGAGCACCCTGGTGCGGGCCGGGCACATCCAGGCCCACTACCCGGGTGCTGACGCCCTCGCCGACGCACTGTTCCGTAGCGAGCGTTCTCCACACTGCTTGCACTGGTTCTGA
- a CDS encoding ABC transporter substrate-binding protein, translating to MRVNHGPVLKVVPAVLAAVVLLLAGCSSGSPDAAPAAGAARAWTAPRTMPAGMGSGAADGVFPRTVKHFSGSTTLPAAPKRVVVISTGQADALLTLGVVPVGTTRGDGAELVPRYLLAAYPQAAKVADVGSRTAPDLETIGNLKPDLVVMNTAGKNAAALYASLSAIAPAVATQGTGLYWKQDFLLLADALGKTQQAQHILDSYHADAAALGASLHPEPTVSFLRRNADRLRIFGVPSFTGSIAEDAGLARPSDQQFGQTSQDISNEELDRADGDWIFYGVQGGPAKAAALTSAPLWPTLGAVAAKTAIPVDDDVFYLNTGPTAAREVLEALQHALRR from the coding sequence ATGCGCGTGAACCATGGCCCGGTCCTGAAGGTCGTCCCGGCGGTGCTGGCGGCCGTTGTCCTGCTGCTGGCCGGCTGCTCGAGCGGCAGCCCGGACGCGGCGCCGGCGGCCGGGGCGGCCCGGGCGTGGACCGCCCCGCGGACGATGCCGGCGGGCATGGGCAGCGGCGCCGCGGACGGCGTCTTTCCCCGCACGGTCAAGCACTTCTCCGGCAGCACGACCCTGCCTGCGGCGCCGAAGCGCGTGGTCGTGATCTCCACCGGCCAGGCCGACGCCCTGCTCACCCTGGGCGTGGTGCCGGTCGGCACGACCCGCGGCGACGGCGCCGAGCTGGTCCCCCGTTACCTGCTCGCCGCCTACCCCCAGGCCGCGAAGGTCGCGGACGTGGGCAGCCGCACCGCCCCGGACCTGGAGACCATCGGCAACCTCAAGCCGGACCTGGTCGTGATGAACACCGCGGGCAAGAACGCCGCCGCGCTGTACGCCTCGCTCAGCGCCATCGCGCCGGCCGTGGCGACGCAGGGCACCGGCCTGTACTGGAAGCAGGACTTCCTGCTGCTGGCCGACGCGCTCGGCAAAACCCAGCAGGCGCAACACATTCTGGACAGTTACCACGCGGACGCCGCGGCGCTCGGCGCATCCCTGCACCCCGAGCCCACCGTCTCGTTCCTGCGCCGGAACGCCGACCGGCTGCGGATCTTCGGCGTGCCGTCGTTCACCGGCTCGATCGCCGAGGACGCCGGCCTGGCCCGGCCGTCCGATCAGCAGTTCGGCCAGACCTCGCAGGACATCAGCAACGAGGAGCTCGACCGCGCGGACGGCGACTGGATCTTCTACGGCGTGCAGGGCGGCCCGGCGAAGGCGGCGGCCCTGACCTCGGCGCCGCTGTGGCCCACGCTGGGCGCCGTCGCCGCCAAGACCGCGATCCCGGTGGACGACGACGTCTTCTACCTCAACACCGGCCCGACCGCGGCCCGCGAGGTGCTCGAAGCGCTGCAACACGCCCTTCGCCGCTGA
- a CDS encoding FecCD family ABC transporter permease, whose product MITLDTALRRRTAVRAAGLGAGVLVLALLLSLSLAVGTRGIPLGSVWTALLNPGDGSRESIIVWQLRMPRTLLGIVVGAALAIAGVVMQAVSRNPLAEPGILGVNAGAALSVVLAISVLGVSDAGDYVWFALGGAVLATALVYGLGVRTAGPGDGAQSRVRLVLAGAALTACFGAVTGTVTMFDTNTFDSYRFWVVGSLANRDTAVLGHVLPFIVAGALVALALGPRLNALALGEDVGISLGVRPGRVRLGGLVAITLLGGAATAAAGPISFVGLLVPHALRLVLGHDVRWLLAYSVVAGPILVLAADIAGRVVARPGELEVGIVTAFAGAPVLLWLVTRRAGRSA is encoded by the coding sequence GTGATCACCCTCGACACGGCCCTGCGCCGGCGGACGGCCGTGCGCGCGGCCGGTCTGGGGGCGGGTGTGCTGGTGCTCGCGCTGCTGCTGTCGCTGAGCCTGGCCGTCGGCACCCGGGGCATCCCGCTCGGCTCGGTCTGGACCGCGCTGCTGAATCCCGGCGACGGCAGCCGCGAGTCGATCATCGTGTGGCAGCTGCGGATGCCGCGGACGCTCCTGGGGATTGTCGTCGGGGCCGCGCTGGCCATCGCCGGCGTGGTGATGCAGGCGGTTTCGCGCAATCCGCTGGCCGAGCCGGGAATCCTCGGCGTCAACGCCGGTGCGGCGCTCTCGGTCGTGCTGGCGATCTCGGTGCTGGGCGTCTCGGACGCGGGGGACTACGTGTGGTTCGCCCTCGGCGGCGCGGTGCTGGCCACCGCGCTGGTCTACGGCCTCGGCGTGCGGACGGCCGGGCCCGGCGACGGCGCCCAGAGCCGCGTCCGGCTGGTGCTGGCCGGCGCCGCGCTGACGGCCTGTTTCGGCGCGGTCACCGGGACCGTGACGATGTTCGACACGAACACCTTCGACTCCTATCGGTTCTGGGTGGTCGGCTCGCTGGCGAACCGCGACACCGCGGTGCTCGGCCACGTGCTGCCGTTTATCGTCGCCGGCGCGCTCGTGGCGCTGGCGCTCGGTCCGCGGCTCAACGCGCTCGCGCTGGGCGAGGACGTCGGCATCAGCCTGGGAGTGCGCCCGGGACGGGTGCGGCTCGGCGGGCTGGTGGCGATCACGCTGCTCGGCGGGGCGGCAACTGCGGCGGCAGGCCCGATCTCGTTCGTCGGGCTGCTGGTGCCGCACGCGCTGCGGCTGGTGCTCGGCCACGACGTGCGCTGGCTGCTGGCCTATTCCGTGGTGGCGGGCCCGATCCTGGTGCTGGCCGCGGACATCGCCGGCCGCGTGGTCGCGCGGCCCGGCGAGCTGGAAGTGGGGATCGTGACGGCGTTCGCCGGCGCTCCGGTGCTGCTCTGGCTGGTCACCCGGCGCGCGGGACGGTCGGCATGA
- a CDS encoding FecCD family ABC transporter permease — translation MTTRAVTLPGGIVLRVRPRAAVVIGLLAVVAVAVSGYAVLTGSYRLSPGDALGTFVGGGTATDRFFVLQQRLPRAVAALLVGAGLGCAGSLFQSVSRNPLGSPDVIGFTTGSATGALLSLLVLGPAPGSGTGVGVGALIGGLVTAGAVYAISSVRGAGGRQQLVLVGIAVGAMLASVNDYLLTRADLDAAETAKSWLFGSLNAISWPQVVPAGVALAVLLPFAVPLGRPLRLLEMGDDFATALGVRTARVRWQALLVGVLLTGAAVAVAGPVGFLALAAPQLARPLLRSSEAAPLTSAVTGAALLAAADLGAQRLLTPFQIPVGLVTGALGGAYLAWLLATGRSR, via the coding sequence ATGACGACGCGCGCGGTGACGTTGCCCGGCGGGATCGTGCTGCGGGTGCGCCCGCGCGCGGCCGTGGTCATCGGGCTGCTGGCCGTGGTCGCCGTCGCGGTGTCCGGGTACGCCGTGCTCACCGGCAGCTATCGCCTTTCGCCCGGCGACGCACTGGGCACGTTCGTCGGCGGCGGCACCGCGACCGACCGGTTTTTTGTGCTGCAGCAGCGGTTGCCGCGGGCGGTGGCCGCGCTGCTGGTCGGCGCCGGGCTCGGCTGCGCGGGCTCGCTGTTCCAGAGCGTTTCGCGCAATCCGCTCGGCAGCCCGGACGTCATCGGCTTCACCACCGGCTCGGCGACCGGGGCCCTGCTGTCGCTGCTCGTTCTCGGCCCGGCGCCGGGCTCGGGCACCGGCGTCGGTGTGGGCGCGCTGATCGGCGGCCTCGTCACGGCTGGGGCGGTGTACGCGATCAGCTCCGTCCGCGGGGCCGGCGGACGGCAGCAGCTGGTGCTGGTCGGCATCGCGGTCGGCGCGATGCTCGCGTCGGTCAACGACTACCTGCTCACCCGCGCCGACCTCGACGCCGCCGAGACCGCGAAGTCCTGGCTCTTCGGCAGCCTCAACGCCATCTCCTGGCCACAGGTCGTCCCGGCCGGGGTCGCGCTGGCGGTGCTGCTGCCGTTCGCCGTCCCGCTCGGCCGGCCGTTGCGGCTGCTGGAAATGGGCGACGACTTCGCGACGGCGCTCGGCGTCCGGACCGCCCGTGTGCGGTGGCAGGCGCTGCTCGTCGGCGTCCTGCTGACCGGCGCGGCGGTCGCGGTGGCGGGGCCGGTCGGGTTCCTCGCGCTCGCCGCGCCCCAGCTGGCACGGCCGCTGCTGCGTTCCTCCGAAGCCGCGCCCCTGACCTCCGCGGTCACGGGCGCGGCCCTGCTCGCCGCCGCCGACCTGGGGGCGCAACGCCTGCTCACGCCGTTCCAGATCCCGGTCGGCCTGGTCACCGGCGCGCTGGGCGGGGCCTACCTGGCCTGGCTGCTCGCCACCGGCCGGTCGCGCTGA